In Aedes albopictus strain Foshan chromosome 3, AalbF5, whole genome shotgun sequence, the genomic window ttgtattaggatctactagtaaaaaataaatttacgccgatttagatcgcaacaggctcaataccgcactatggccaaaactccggactggccaaaactgaagcttctaccctatatacGTAATGAGGAAAATGAAACCTAACTTCCacactctcgcggatttggcgcgaatttaatgtcacaatcgcgcggatttggcgcggattcaaattttgctcgcgcggatttggcgctgATTTTAACCcacgcttctcgtaacaaccctgttattgattattgattactACTAATCTCGGGATGAATATCTGGAAAATTCCGGGAGGGGTCCTAAGAAATTACGAGAGAGATCCTTTGCGGAGATCTAGGATAAAAAATCTAATGAAATTCTAATTGttaggaatccgtagagaaatcccttagggaaatctaagaaAAAGTTCTAACGAAATCCgattcctgatggatttccaggagaaataaatgaaggaatcttgtgtggaattctggaagaaaccacAACtataatcctaggagaaattacggaaggggaatccttgaaggaatatttcaagaaaacctggtagaaatccatgaaagattattGGAGGTATATCTgagagaattcccagagaaatctctggaagtattgcTTAAAGAATCTCGGgtcaaatctctggaagaattctgggagtaatcaatgaagtaatcttggaagaaatccaaggagcaaTCCCGAGGGAAATCCCTTACAAAAATATAGGAAAATTTCTAACGAAATCTCGTTACTAACGGAATCCTAGgataaatcaatgaaggaatcttggctggaatcctgaaagaaacctCTGGTGAAATCGTgggagaaattacagaaggaatttagaaagaatttctccaaaagccccggtaaaaatccctgaaagagtctcgagaacaatctctgaaggaattccttataaattttcgagaggaatccctgaaagaatctcgggataaAACTCTTAAGTTATCCCGGGAGTAATCAGTTAAGTtgtaatctcggaaggaatcccggaaggaatcaatAAATAAATTCCGGAATGAATGCCTAGAGCAATCCCAAAGAAATCACGAGAGGaatgaatgaaggaattcctataggaattccggatggaattccgacaggaatcctaaaagaaatccctgaaaaattctggaagaatcccagcagaaaacAAAGAAGATGTGAGTTTATTTAAGCGGTTCCGCTTGTTTGGTTCCTTGTTCTGCCGGATTCCTTGCTGCAGTAAGATCGTTCGCGCTGTGTTCGTCTCCTCCAAACTTGCTCTGAacttctcgtcgaaccaatcgcttTGTCGTTCCACATAGGTACCCTGCTGCTGCTTTTAACTGCATCGTTTGTAACTTTTGAACTTCTGTGTACTATTAAACTAAGACCTTAAAAAATCAGTCGGAAAgtaaaatctttaagaatctGAAGAAAACTGAACACTTGGGTGACCTAGAACCTAGACTTAGAAGCATGACAATATTATaacttttgattttgatttttcccCTTTACTTTTCCATTTCCGCCTTTCTCCGCAGGTGATGGCAACTGCCTGCTGCACGCGGCTTCCCTGGCCATGTGGGGCTTCCACGATCGGCGCCTTACGCTGCGGCGAGCCTTGCATGACATCCTCTCGAAGGAGGATTTCCGGGACGCTCTCTACCGGAGGTGGCGCTTCCAGCAGACCCGCGTCAACAAACAGGCCGGGTTTGTATTCTGCGAAACCGAGTGGGCCAAAGAGTGGGAGGAGTTGGTGGCGATCGCGTCGCCGGAaccgcgaaggaattccaagagtgtgTCCCGGCGGAGATCGTTGCTGATGGAGAAGAGCTTCGATGGGGGCGGTTCGATGGGTGGGGATGATGAGAATGCGACGTACGAGAGTTTGGAGGAAATACACGTGCTTGCGCTGGCGCATATTCTGCGAAGGACGATCATTGTGGTGTCGGATGTGTTCCTGCGGGACATGAACGGGGAAGCGTTCAGCCCGATCCCATTCGGAGGGGTCTATCTGCCGTTCGAAGTGCCGTCGAACGAATGCCACCGGACGCCGTTGCTGTTGGCGTACGATATGGCGCACTTTTCGGCACTGGTTGTCATGGAGACAGCCGGAGAATATCCGCCGGCGTTGATACCGTTGGTGGATGCCAGTAATCAGCTGTTACCGATACAGTTCTGCATAGATCCGGGGGTCGACTTCGATTGGCGGGAGTATGACGGAAGTGACGGGAATTGGGTGCTGACGGACCGGGAGCACGTGGCGCTACTGAAGGAGTACTTGGACATTGTCTACGCGCCGATGGCGGACAGTCCGGATGATGACATCTACGACGACTACTCAGACGAAGAGTACGAGAAAAAGATTGCCGACGGGGAGATTGTGTTTTCCGATGAGAATCATAACAACGGCACGAGTAATCCGAATTTAGCGGCCATGACGGCTTCTAATCAGTCGCTTCCTCCGTATCAATCCGGATCGAGCGGTGGCTCCGGTGGAGGCAAGAGTAAGGCAGCCAAGCAGTTGCAAATTGTGGCGAAGCAGTTCGGTAGTATCGGGAAGACGGTGAGCAAAAAGCTAAAAAAGAACATTGGGTCTATTACGAGGATCGGTAGCAAGAGTGGTCAGCATAAAAAGTCAAGCATTTCATCGGATAAGTCGGCACGGGGGGAGTTTACCAAGTTCCGAATACTGTGCGCCACGTTGAAAGCGCGACGACACGAGTACCAGGAGGAGATGGTTAAAAACTATCTGGAATGTGCCCACGAGCGATATCTGGAAATGGAGCGGGCGCGGGAGCGGAAGGAACTGGAGAAGTACAGCAAATATGGCGATTCCGGACAGGATGTGTGCGATTATGCTGGTACGGATAACGGGACGGACATAATGAACTGCATTAACGCAGGTGAGCACATAAATAACAATTACTTATAAGCTAAATCTAACTTCTAATTTCTCTTTTTTCTCGCTGTTGCCCAGGTTGTCTCAACTACGGTACTGTAGACACCAGCTACATGTGCCAAGAATGTTACGAAACCCAGCGGAAGCGAGAATCTCAATCCTGCAATCCGAACGACTACATGCCCCGCTATGGAACCGGTAAGTCCAAGTTCTACACCCAAGCAGATATCGAAAGCCACGATCGCATTCAGCGGTTACCTTCCGTGCGGCGGCTGACCGAGATGGACCAAACCCTGTATCTGTCACACTCGACCTTCTACAATGATAAGCGAGCAATCGGCAGCAGTGCTGCGATACCTTCTTCCATCTACCGGCACGGCTTCAGTCCAACGGAAAGTTCCAAACCCAAAGCCAACGTCAGCCACTCGCCGGACTATTCCAACTGTGCCAAACAGGCGTCGACGGCCATATCGGGCGGGATCGTCGCAACGGTTTACTCGCCCGGCAGCACGATCCAGAACCGCAGCACCAGCAACAACATCATTAACAAAACGTCGCAACCGGCTACGGCGGGGATGTGCGTTTCGCTTCCGCCACCGGTGGCCAGTCCGGTACCGCAGCAACATCACCATCATCCGTCGTCTTCGACGCCGACGTCCTCCGGgatgtcgtcgtcttcgtcgtccggTTCGAACGCGTCGGACTCGGCGCTCCGGCAACAGCAGCAtcatcaacagcagcaacaaccttctggaggaggaggaggagtgaTCAACAGTAGCCATTACGGGAAAAATCAAAAGTGCCGAACCGAGGGCTGCCGGTACTACGGCAGCATCAACACGAACTTCTACTGTTCCAAGTGCTGCCAGGAGTGCAACATCTGAATGAGCTGAACCGCGTGTAAATATAGTTGGCGTAGATTCTGCGACCTCCCCCACTTCCCCAGAACACTAGAGATAAAGGTAAGACAGAGAGTTGTTATTCTTctatacatttacattacatACATACGAACGATGAAACAGCATAAGTCACGCATATTGCTCTGAATGCTATAAAATAATGTAGTAACTATCATACCAGTTTTACGTATGTACGAATTCGTTTTCAAATCACACAGGCAGGCAGTTTATACTGAGCGAAATCGAAATGACATCACCCAGTTCTCTATTGTTTTCTAAGAGACGTTGGTCCAATTTAGTATATTCTAAAACTATATTTTCAAACCTAAAGTTTTAAAATCAATTACAAAGTACAGGTTTTCTTTTTAAGAGTttgacaaacattttggaaatccCAGTGGAATTTCGAGTGCTGAAAAAGGACCAGCAAACACCTCCGGCATACATACATGTGCTTAAATAATATGTATAACCCTTATTAGATTCGCCGGAAGACCACGTTCTGACATTTTCTGAATTGTACGCTGCATTTAAATCAATAAAGAGTACAAGTTATACTCCCAAGAGTCTTTCAGGCAcgcgtattcgtgcataatctgccataactgatctcgatcgattgtatcatacgccgatttgaaatcgatgaacaagtgatgcgtgggcggcacgttgcattcgcgacatttctgcaacacctggcggatggcaaacatctggtcctggtccgttgtagcgcgtttcattcctctatgggtttcatcagacattcctccaggaattcctccgggagaggTTTCTTCAGTGATTATTCCAgtgcatttttcaaggattcctccagggatttccaaagtaatgtcaacagaaattcttttaggtatttctgcaagtgttccttcagtgatttcttcaaagatatctCAGGGAGATGTCTCCATTTctagatttctccatatatttcttcgagaattccacaagagattgatccaataattcaatctggaataattccaagtatttcagcaggaatatcttccagaaacactGACAagtaattttaccagagattagcttaAAATTAATCCAAaggttccaacaataattcgtctaaaaattgttcaaattgttttcctacagaaattcttccagtaatttgttaatactaaggaattcctcatgggtttgcttccgggattccgggAATAtgttctgtgtttctttcaggaacaactccagggatttttttaaaaaatcctccggaaattcccccaacaacacagaattccttcaggagttctcttctcttggaattctttcaggaactcctctaggaattaattcaAAACCTTCTCCAGGGACTGTTAAGGGAATCAATGGacttgcttccaggattcctcctggggtttcttcaggaactcctgcagggattccttcaggaaatgctacagggatttcttaaggagttcctccacgaactattcttagaattccttcaggatttctccaaggattccaccagcaatttcttccacgaatttctttcagagattccatcaggaaatattccagggattcctccgggaattgctgcagggattcccgtAAAAAAacatccagggtttccttcagaaatgcctctagagattcctcaagaaattcctcgaagaattcgtttataaattcctccaggagtatttctagagactcCTCCTTTAATCCCTACATTCATTCtattaggatatcctccagggattcctctaaaaaattttgcagggcttaactcgggaattccttctgttattctttctggaacaactgatttaaaaaaaaaatcctccaaagattctcccaggaactcttcttaggattccttcaggaattcctccttgtatttttaaggaactccGCCAGTATTTAATTCaacacttcctccaggaactgttcagtACTGTTCCCTCAgtatttcctcttgaaattgcttccgagattccttctggggtttcttcaggaactcttttctctggaatttgtccaataattccacctgttatttcttcaggaattatttctggcattccattacaaattcctcaagagattcatccacgaatttcttcaggaattcctctaggaatttttccatggattcctctgggaattcttgcagggatttgtctaaaaatttctcaaggaattaaactagaaattcctccagaaatttcgctagaaattcctctagaggcttctccaggacttcctctgaagattattttagaaattccttcaggcattcctctaggatatactccaggaatccttccaagaattcctacaagactcatccaggatttccacaatgcatttcttcagtacttccttcaggcattcctccagagattcctccagtaattgcttccgggttTCACCCAaatattccatcagaaattcctgcaaaaaattatccaggaattctttaacggattcctcaaaaataaaaaaaaactccagatactcctacaggaattcctccaaggatttctccatgaattacttcagggaatcctccaagaattccaccaggaattctcctaggcattcttccaggaaattttccagtcattctttcagggattcctccttagattcttgcagagatttctccaggaatttcttcagggattcatcaaggaatttcaccaagaattaatcaaggaattctatcataaattgtgtcagcaaatcatccagggatttcttcaggaaatccttcaaggattccttcagaaattctttcagaaatttctctaggaataccttctttaattttcaccagaattcctccaagaaattttccaggttctcctccaggaattgcgccaggagttccgCTAAAAGTTCAGACATTTTTTCCAGATCTCCTCTTGAgacttccccagaaattcatccagtaattgttgcaaaaattcctccagatattcctacaggaatttcttcaaggattcctccagcaatttccaaaggaaaacctccaggaattcctccagaatttcattcagaaatttctcaaggaactcctccaggaattactccaagaatttcttcaggaattcctccagcaatttgtctAGAAATTGATCAAGGAaccgctcctggacatccttcagaaatcatgtcaacaatgtctccaggattttttcagaaaatcttctgaggattttttcagacattcttccaggaaactctcgggagcttttcagggatttctccgggaatttctccagagattccttcatgaattgcttcagggagcaattcctggagaaaatctcgaaggaatccccgaaagaatccatgggggaatccttgaagacatttgtaaagaagtccctggaggaatcttgatagaaattcctggaggaatacccggaggaattcctgaaaattttttaaggtattccccctgaaatttcctggaagaaattctgaagaaatcccaagaggatttgctggaaaaatccttagaggaactgctgtaggatttcctggaagaatcttcgagggttttcctggaggaaaccctggagaaatttacggagaaatttgtaggaaatttctgtaggcatttgtagtgtaatttctggaggcatttctggaaaaatcctcgaaggaattcctgggggaatccttgaagaaatttgtgaagaaatccctggaggaattcctacaggaatacctgaagaaatcccgaaggtattcctgaagaaatccctgaaaaaatcccgaaggtattcctggagaatttcctggaagaatttctgaagaaatctctagagaatttcctggaagaatccttagagaaactgctggaggattcctggaaaattcatggagaaatctctgcaggaatccctgaagcaattgctgatggaatctcaggagaatttcctggagaaatgccttaaGGAACTCCCgacataattttttgaagaatgtccaggaaggattcttggaggaatttctgaagaaattcttggggtaattcctggaggaattcctggaggagttcctggagaaattccaggataaaatcctgaaggtatgcctgaaagaattgctagaggtattcctgtgggaattgctggaggaatcaatgatggatgttctggagaaatcactacaggaattctttaaagaattactggatgaatttctagaggaattctgggagatttctattcttttatttatctatttctgaaaaaaaaatccttgagaaaaccctggaggaattcctaatggaatttacggagaaattcctggagaaatcctcgaaggaatccccgaaagaatccgCGGGGGAGTCCTTGAAgacatttgtaaagaagtccctggaggaatcttgatagaaatacctggaggaatacccggaggaattcctgaaaaattccttaaggtattccccctgaaatttcctggaagaaattccgaagaaatcccaagagaatttgctggaaaaatccttagaggaactgctggaggatttcctggaagaatcttcaagggttttcctggaggaaaccctggagaactgTACGGAGAAATTTGTAggaaatttctgtaggcatttgtagtggaatttctggaggtatttctggagaaatccccgaaggaattcctgggggaatccttgaagaaatttgtgaagaaatccctggaggaatctctggaggaattcctgcaggaatacctgaagaaatccccgaaaaaatcccgaaggtattcctggagaatttcctggaagaatttctgaagaaatccctagagaatttcctggaagaatccttagagaaactgctggaggatttcctggaagaatccctgggaaaatccctggagaaattcatggagaaatctctgcaggaatccctgaagcaattggtgatggaatctcaggagaaattcctggagaaatgcctaaaggaattcctgacataattttttgaagaatgtccaggagggattcctggaggaatttctgaagaaattcctggggtaattcctggaggaattcctggaggagttcctggagaaattccaggataaaatcctggaggtatgcctgaaagaattcctagaggtattcctatgggaattgctggaggaatcaatgatggatttcctggaggaatcgctacaggaattcttgaaagaattactggatgaatttctagaggaattctgggagatttctattctattatttatctatttctgaaaaaaaaaaatcctcgagaaaatcctgaggaattcctagtggaatctacggaggaattcctgcagaaatcctcgaaggaatccccgaaagaattcgtgggggaatccttgaagacatttgtaaaaaactccctggaggaatccactgagtggataactgacaccgaggaagattacaagtggtagtcgaaatacgcgtatctgtcaaaggatgagcaATTAGGgcgaaaggtacgaaactgataacactcattcgaagacggtattctgcttagagggttcgcgaagtcggtacaagatcacaattgagctcaaattttgatcgtagcttctgggagttcaaaatagATTCAGGCTTTGCATTTTTCAAGTTTTATGCTTTTTGTACAAGTGCTAATCCAGAGGGAGCCCTGACTTATATCATGAAATCGTTCGTTCCATGCAGCCAAAATTAAACAAGGTGGTGATGTTTTCATTTCGCTCAGTTGATAGTTCCATCGCGTAACATGCTTATTTCATTGTTAAACactacactgtaaaaaaaaacattaggaaGTTGTTGCGATCAGTCGACCGGGCATTTGATTCATATCTAGATTAGGTTCAGTCGTTTGTTACACCGTTTGTTGACTTGTTTTCACTGAAGATTTATCTCTGTTAGCAGCTGCCCGAGGATTTCGATTGAGTGCTGCAGTAGATTCCAGAACTGACGCAGAAGTAATTACCACTGTGCAGAAATACTTGTTTTTAGGCGGACTTCATTGCATTTTGACATTGTTAAGTTTTAGGGAGATGCAGACGAATTTTCAGGAACACTGTTTTTCAGGAAGAGAGAAATAGATCGATTTATTCAAAGGTTGCCGTACACTTACATAAGGTTATCTAGATTGAACTGACGTATCCAAGCTTGTATTTATAACAAACAGAATTATAGTAGAACAACTTCGAGTCGAATGACTGTAGATTTCGATGTTTATATTCTTCGCAAATGAAATATTCAAGGTTCACACTAGAAGGATCTCGAATGTGAGACTTCCGTCTTCCAGATTCCTCGTATCCCGTAATTTTCTCTCAAGATTCCCATATCGCTCCTTTCTCCATTTTTATTGACTGATGATTCGAATCATGCGAAAACTTCAGTTGCCGAAGACCGTATCGTGGCAGGCGTCAGTACCGTACATTGCCTCTTAAGAAAACTATATATGTCCACAGTTGCTTATTACTGTACGGAATCATGATCGAAGTTCAAATGCATAAACATGATTCGTATATTTTCCAACTGCGGTGACGTTCTTCCTTTGTAGATCGATCTGTTTGTCGTCTCTTCTATCAAAAACATCTCAGAAAACAGTTTCGTTATTTTCATTCTATCAACTCGACGGTTTTCAACTCTGCTAATCGTGTAACCGCATACAGGAATGAATGTGAAAACTTTTACTggtttcaactattgaaaactgaaaaaaaaacatataaaatctGTGCTGAAGTAGTATTTCCATCCGTAACAgagaaaatagttattttattGCTTTTGATAGCACAGTAGCAGCAGAGCTGATGTCGATCAAGACGCTTCCACCATCCCCAAATTTAGCATTGATCAGCTTTCGTTTTTGCAATCGTTGCAACTTACATGAGTGAAGCGCGCAGCGAAAGCGTTCGGAAGATGTACACATATCCAGATAGAGAGCAGAATTCAAACATACACGaagtaaaaaaaacgaaaacgcTTTAATGCTTGATATGACGAGAATCGAATCGAATTAACAAAAAAGCGAAATCAGTATACCAAAAATAAGAGAGAAAGTAAATTTAAGCGAAAGGAACAGAAGAAATTCACATTCAAAAGGAGAGTATTTAATAATTGTTCAATGCTTGTGACAAATTGAGAGTGAACGCAGAATACAATGCAAAGCGTAAGCCAAAAcaaagagaaaaaaatgaatcgtgagaaaattatgatttttaagtGTGCCTTTTactttttaatttttcatgtgACGTAGTAAAGTAGCGTAAGTCGAAGTGGCAATTGGGAAACGATCGAGGCACATCCACTAATAGGAAACATACTCACACAATGCCAAAAACAAAACGGGGGTCAAGGCAAGATGGCGTAACTGTTTTTCATTTGATTTCATTTGCATTTTCTTCCTAATTTAAGTCAAAAAAGTATTAATCAAAAccaaaaatttacatgaaattctcGCACCCTTAATTTGTACTTAAAAATCATTTATCTCAGTTTCAATCCATCGTGTTATTTCCCTATCCTAGTCGAAGTTTGTTCCCAATAGAGAAGCTCTGCAGTAGCATCACAATCTCTGAGTACCTGGTTTGGCATAATGCCGggcggccttatgccaaacggggTACTCCTCACAAAATCACTCATATATCCATAGACGCTATAATCTAATCAATAAATCCACTTCTATAATAATCATCACGAATGGTTTAGTTCGAGATTTCATCTTCACCGGATCAACCACTCGGATTTATCAATAGTGATCGAGAGAGTAAAACTTAAATAAGAACTACAGATacgaaacagaaaaaaaaaacaatactacAACATTTGTTACAGAATCAAACACACTCACACGCGTACACCCAGAGTGCAGCCAGACATACACTAACCGGAAAGAAGTTCTATTTAAGCTTATATTATTACCATTTGAGCAAGAGTAAGTGAGGGATCGAGAAACAGCAGATGCCATGCATTGAAACCAATTGTGAGAAGCCCCTCCCATATCCCAGTGATGGAAAACTTCCCCTTCCCCATGAATCACTACTGTGTAACAAACTAAAACACCCAACAGAGATCGGTAGAATCGGACAAGTGTGAACATGAGTGTGGAAATGTTAACCTAAATGA contains:
- the LOC109432666 gene encoding uncharacterized protein LOC109432666 isoform X1, whose translation is METTHLVTEFITHTGANTQDAVSCLKSWEWDLKKALIDYNDTSTTEYFNSKQIDNEILMKAQQPPLPPPSTTTTTSPPPKYLPAITPSSSSLAIAAQQPPLARLQQSPSSASFPSSYSGSNQQQQQVHHAPLHHRSSNSNTTSSHPVVGPRSSTTSVTSSNSSGGGGGGVDCGGSNQHHNHLSTTGSIVKNGQHHQLQQQQQQHHHHQHHNHYSNGTLSSSSAGLLKPMLTKTDSIDIFDCKKLERGISRATENVNLVSRARQEFEMDFHTQCHEQNEKNLNFIDTPDYTFTLPDLTKYTEEFRKFLEKDLVDTSTLNSLEATNRLNWWYDSGVCRKLWPLTTAGDGNCLLHAASLAMWGFHDRRLTLRRALHDILSKEDFRDALYRRWRFQQTRVNKQAGFVFCETEWAKEWEELVAIASPEPRRNSKSVSRRRSLLMEKSFDGGGSMGGDDENATYESLEEIHVLALAHILRRTIIVVSDVFLRDMNGEAFSPIPFGGVYLPFEVPSNECHRTPLLLAYDMAHFSALVVMETAGEYPPALIPLVDASNQLLPIQFCIDPGVDFDWREYDGSDGNWVLTDREHVALLKEYLDIVYAPMADSPDDDIYDDYSDEEYEKKIADGEIVFSDENHNNGTSNPNLAAMTASNQSLPPYQSGSSGGSGGGKSKAAKQLQIVAKQFGSIGKTVSKKLKKNIGSITRIGSKSGQHKKSSISSDKSARGEFTKFRILCATLKARRHEYQEEMVKNYLECAHERYLEMERARERKELEKYSKYGDSGQDVCDYAGTDNGTDIMNCINAGCLNYGTVDTSYMCQECYETQRKRESQSCNPNDYMPRYGTGKSKFYTQADIESHDRIQRLPSVRRLTEMDQTLYLSHSTFYNDKRAIGSSAAIPSSIYRHGFSPTESSKPKANVSHSPDYSNCAKQASTAISGGIVATVYSPGSTIQNRSTSNNIINKTSQPATAGMCVSLPPPVASPVPQQHHHHPSSSTPTSSGMSSSSSSGSNASDSALRQQQHHQQQQQPSGGGGGVINSSHYGKNQKCRTEGCRYYGSINTNFYCSKCCQECNI
- the LOC109432666 gene encoding OTU domain-containing protein 7B isoform X2, yielding METTHLVTEFITHTGANTQDAVSCLKSWEWDLKKALIDYNGKKLERGISRATENVNLVSRARQEFEMDFHTQCHEQNEKNLNFIDTPDYTFTLPDLTKYTEEFRKFLEKDLVDTSTLNSLEATNRLNWWYDSGVCRKLWPLTTAGDGNCLLHAASLAMWGFHDRRLTLRRALHDILSKEDFRDALYRRWRFQQTRVNKQAGFVFCETEWAKEWEELVAIASPEPRRNSKSVSRRRSLLMEKSFDGGGSMGGDDENATYESLEEIHVLALAHILRRTIIVVSDVFLRDMNGEAFSPIPFGGVYLPFEVPSNECHRTPLLLAYDMAHFSALVVMETAGEYPPALIPLVDASNQLLPIQFCIDPGVDFDWREYDGSDGNWVLTDREHVALLKEYLDIVYAPMADSPDDDIYDDYSDEEYEKKIADGEIVFSDENHNNGTSNPNLAAMTASNQSLPPYQSGSSGGSGGGKSKAAKQLQIVAKQFGSIGKTVSKKLKKNIGSITRIGSKSGQHKKSSISSDKSARGEFTKFRILCATLKARRHEYQEEMVKNYLECAHERYLEMERARERKELEKYSKYGDSGQDVCDYAGTDNGTDIMNCINAGCLNYGTVDTSYMCQECYETQRKRESQSCNPNDYMPRYGTGKSKFYTQADIESHDRIQRLPSVRRLTEMDQTLYLSHSTFYNDKRAIGSSAAIPSSIYRHGFSPTESSKPKANVSHSPDYSNCAKQASTAISGGIVATVYSPGSTIQNRSTSNNIINKTSQPATAGMCVSLPPPVASPVPQQHHHHPSSSTPTSSGMSSSSSSGSNASDSALRQQQHHQQQQQPSGGGGGVINSSHYGKNQKCRTEGCRYYGSINTNFYCSKCCQECNI